The DNA segment ATGTTTGTCCTTgtattgtttgttatttttgttttttcaatatATGACTATAACTTTAAGTTGTGTGTTGggatatttaaattatatgttGGATGAaagttatgttttttttattgtgttatatattattaatgatCAAACCGATCAAACCGAACCGTATAAACCGATCCATTATAGtacaaaaaccgaaccgaaccgaagtaGAAAGGTTTGACTTTGGATTACATTTTTCATAAAtcgaaaaccgaaccaaaattaGACAAATTAAAACCGAACTGACCGATGAACACCCCTAGAAAAATTTGGGTCTCGAGGGGGGTATTTTtggtaataaaaaaatacatattaaCTTTTATCACttttaaaaatcatatcaaatataaTATTAACTATCAAAtacattatacatttttttttgtcaatCACTTATCAATCAATTAATCATTTAATAATTTCATCTTTGAACTAAACGGGATGATTTTTAAAAGTGGATTTTAATCTTTGACACTGTAGACAGACAAAATTTATCAACTCGAGAAGAGGTTGAGTAGCTGCCAAGCTTGAACAGTGGATTTTAGTCAATCCCAATTAGAGTCCAAGTACAAAACTCCATTCAAATTACGTGGGCTTGCGGTCCAATCAAAGAGTTAGACTTGATACCAAACGGGGATAATGGACTGGATTAGTGGTTGTGGTTAAGTACTAATGATAAGTCAAAGGAGTCAACTGTTAATGGTATTGAAGTTGGTTGACCAGATTGGAGAAGCTAAGTACGACTGTTATAAAGGAGGGCCGGTGGTTTATGAGAGCAGTCAGTGAACACACACAAACTCAAGGAATCTCTTCATCTGGAAAGAGCAAGCGAAGGTGAGGCAGGgaggaaaagaagaagaaggcaTCAGAGTCTTTGAGAAGAGAGAGAATTTGATTTTTCATGTATTTTGTAATTCTCTTTTGGTGTATGAATCTTGTACTCGAAAACTTCAGCTTGGTTGATAAAAAAAAGTGTTTCACGTGATTCATAACTTGGCCTAACCACgtaatcttgattgtgttcttaaCTTTCTTGGTAGCTTGAATGAATTGTTTGAACTGTGATTGTGTTTGTAATAGTTTTTCATTCATAAACACACAGTGGTCTTGATTGATCCGGAAGAAATCTCTCAACACTTTAGACTTTACCTATACTTTTTTCGGGCGAGTGATCTGTCGTACTGGACTTAGTCGATGTGATTCACCTAACTGACATGATTTACAAGCTATCACATGTTTACCCAGTATACATCAATAAATAACGGCATCGAGTTCTCACGTCTtaatactaaataaataaataaaactgaCTAAAAACGTTCtttaattctaacaaatttaatattattatcaaAATTTGAAGCACTTCAAAATCACAAGAAATTAACTACGCATACAAAACAAATTAGTAGTTTATAAAATGGACTTGAAAGATGCGAGACAAACAAAGCCCCTACCTAATTCATGAAACAATATGAAAACACAGAGCTGGTTTTCTTATTTTTCCcataacaaacaaacaaacagaACACAAGAAACCGTGCGAGCTGTGAAATTCTCCATGGCTAGCTCTCATTTGGTCTGAAGGAATCGAGCCCTGAAATTCTCGATCAGTTTCTCCCGATCAGGCAGATTTTCCTTCACAGAGCTCGAGTTCACGTACTCGTCCGTCCATGAACACAGATTTGGGAAATTGTCATTTGTTACGAGTTTCAGTCCCACCAATTCAGCGATAATCACATACCAATAGGCGACGAAATTGGCAGCAATATCGACCAGCCCGATGCTATCACCCCCGAAGAATTTCTTGCCTTTTAGCTCCTCCTCAAGAAATGTTAGCAGCTCTCGTGCTTCTTCCTTGGCTTTCTCTTGCTCCTCCCCTGCACTCCAAGCAGCCTTCCACAGTGCTGGCAAGCACTGGAACATGAAAATTTTCACCACTTTATAACATCACTTAACTTACACgaaataaagtaattaataactCTTGAAAAATAAagcaaagaacataccttttcatCAATAAATTTAGCCCAGAAACGCGTCATGGCTCTGTCATAAGGATTCTTGGGCAAGATGGATGGCCCATTTTTCCAAGTTTCGTCGATATATTCAAGAATCACCAACGACTCCGCGATCGGCTTACCATTGTGCAGCAGCACGGGAACTTTTTTGTGGACTGGATTGTATTGAAGAAGCAGCGGGGACTTGTTGAATATATCTTCTTCTATGTATTCGTATTCGACTCCTTTCAGTTTCAGCGCCATTTCGACTCTGCGGCTAAATGGGCTTCCCCAAGCACCGAATACCTTCACTTCCGCCATCGTAATATTCTAGTCTTAGATAGATTTGTGGGTTGAGTTTGATTCTGTGTAGTTGGTTCTTTGTTGAGAGCTCTTTCTTATATAGGGAAGTTTGACTTGTGGGCTAAGAAAGTGTATTCAAAAAAAATCAGTGAAGGAGCGGTGGATGCTGACTTGGTTGACCTTCTAGCTTGTTCGGAAGGCTTGTGGGCTAAGAGAGTGTATTAAAATAATCGCATTTACTCGAATCCAACCCAAACTCAAAGTTtggtttgatttgatttgttttgtattttttttttttttttttttggcgtTGGGTTGGATTTTTTTTCGTCAATTAATGAATTAAATCGAAAACcgatttctttattttttttagatcaTTTGCatgggtttttttaaaaaataatatgaaaatataaaaaatttaaaaaaataaaacatttgtTAAAAGTTTAAAACTATAACAATCCGGAACTTTGAGTACCGGATTCAATCGGAGTTCTGCCATATTGGCAGAGATGGCTGTGCCATGATGGCAGAgactctgaatccatttttttaaaattttttatttaaatttttttttcctaaaaataaattttaaaaatcaattaaatcttTTTGGTCTATTGGTCAGCCGATTTTTCGATAAATACAAAGAAAAAATGATATGTTGTACATGATTTTTTGTATATAATTATATGTTAAAATCTTGTTTTATATAATGTTAAATCATAATTAATTCGTCGGATTATATTAATTTCACATACGAATGGAAGGTATTGGCAATAATAATGTTTTGTTTATTATAAAAacgaaaaaattatttgattgtgTTATATGTATTTcgatttatataaatatttcacATGTAATAACATCTTTttctcaaattaatttttattttataattataattatatatttcaaatcTTATTTTAGGTTATTACTTAATTCGTTgactttttatttaatatcgTATTTTTTTAGGGGTGTCAACTCGGATATGTTGGATGGGTTCTGTCAGGTTAGCAAAAAttggttttaaaattttttaaacctaaacccaaCCAGAATCAACCGAAAATTGTCAACTCGAACTTGACTAAAGCCTATTAATTTTTTCGGATTATAATTTTGGGTTCATGTCGAATTGAGCTGATCGAAAATTAACCCGAAAAAATTAATCGTCTTTTGTCGACCTGAGATTACCCAAaaatttgtattattattattattattattattattattattattatataaagttaagaaaaatttgCTACAGTTTTATACCttgtatgtttgaaaaattttattatatattaatataataaatttttgttatttaatgtttattttctacaattttatttttaaaaattatttttttatgtattgtatagtacattttaaattttttacaactacacttttagatttaaattatatataaaattagattttttattatcttaaaaattatttttttcaattattattgCTAATACCTTCCAATCGTATGTGAAATTAATATAATCCAACGAATTAATTATGATTTAACATTATATAAAACAAGAATTTAACATATAATTATATACAAAAAAATCATGTAAAACATAtcattttttctttgtttttataGAAAAATCGGCTCGCCTTGgaccaaaaaattaaattgagttttaaaatttatttttaggaaacaaatttttaaataaaaaattaaaaaaaattagattcaGAGTCTCTGCCAAAATGGCAGAGCTCTGATTGAATCCGGGACATAATGTCCCGGATTGTTATAGTTTAGTAAACATTTAAcaaatgttttatttttataaattttttatatttttatattattttttaaaaaaaaacctcaTTTGCATATAGTTgggttttattttttcatatatatttattaataataaatattcaaatgaaATTAATTTCGGTTAAATAGACTTTACTGTctaaatatttttgataatatAGTTTTTCTAatttagttttataaatttCTACTTAAGTATTTACTGATATAAATTTCACGTTTGATTGTTTTTGGcttaatttcaaaaaataaataaataagtgggTTTTGGCTATTCTCCCAAATAAACACTTGATtctatttgtttaattaaatccATTTTATCAGTTAATTTTATGAAACGGAGTTCCTATTCAACTCGACAcacgaaaaattattattttttttatgtaaaatattgatttttttttatataaatataaattgtgTTGAGACAAATATAGACAAAAAATGGTTTATTCAAGTGAGTGTAAATTTTTGTCGAAAAAAAAAGTGAgtgtaaataataataattaaaagagtaaaatttaatttggtacacgaactattggttaaatgtcaaattggtacacGAACTTTTGTTAATGGCTTAATTGGTATATATCCACCGGATTCCGGTCAATTTTTGGTGACATTTATGTAAAATGTCCAATTTGTccttttattataataaatgtatattttatttttgattttaattagatatatttgtatattatattttatacgtaaaaattgatttgattaaaatttttatttgtacataatatttattatattatatagatTATATATTTCAACGAAAAGAATTAGATAATTATATTAAGGCATATAATatctaaataattataaataaattgataCCATAGCAAATAAATAACCTTTTTTTTAGctaaaattcttatttttgtatacaaaattttttcaataatatttttaaaaaatgttaaataaatagtgattgtgataaaatgttttttaatattttaactacgtaaaaatttattgaatatatattttaataaaaatattacctAAGTTctactaaaaattaaatttaattttcaaatcatATTTATAAGAAAAACTCATCGAAACACCAATTAAACTTCGCTATTACGTGCCACATATTTTTTaatcaacaaataaaaaattgaattgCGTTGGTTCGAAGGTTTACCCAAAGGACACCAAAAGGTAGCGGCTTCGGGTTTTcacgtcataaaaaaataaaaaaaacaaataaaaaattaaaagtttatTTAAACACACTAATTTTATAAGATAAAATGACTAATAAAAATTGAAAGTCGTTCTCGATTTTTATTACGGACAAAAATGATGAAGttgtttttgaaattaaaatagtattaatgttttaattaatttgtaaaatcaAAAGACTATTATATCCTTTTTTTCATCATAATTTGGTCAAAATTAGGTGaacatgtaccaattaaaccattAACAAAAGTTCGTGTATCAATTTGACATTTAACCAAAAGTTCATgtaccaaattaatttttactcATAATTAAAAACCACCGTGTATCTCAAAAGTCAAATCTCcaataaaatttgaattaaaatcaattatattataatatatatatatatatatatatataaatgggaaaaaatttaaaaaaattatttaatgttATTTGACCTTTTCTAGCCTAGCCTAGCTCATTAATGTTATTTGACGTTTCgttaaaagaaaaagaaaaaaagaagaaaaaaagaagaagaaaaactcaAGGATGGCGTCTTGAAGAAGGGGAAAGCATGCATTTGGAGGAAGTTTCGAGAATCTTGGAATGATTCCTTTTAAAAGTAGTGTAAACTAGTCAactgaaaaaaacaaaaaataaaccgTTGATGCTAGTAAATAGACAATATTCGTATGCTGCCATCAAAGTTTCGGGAAATTTGAGGAAATAATTTTGGTcaacattattttaaaaaaattgatcttCCCAAGTGATATGAATTGCACTAGATaggtcatttttttttttaaaaaagttgaccaacggtaaaaaaaaatagatccAAATTCCAAAGTTTCTCAATATTTTTagggtaatgctacatgtacatggAGAGCTACACATTGGGTTACACAATACAcataaattacaaaattatccttcCAATTGATTTGGAAAAAATCTTTCCAAAATTCATTAaggatatttatgtaatttcaagtggaacgtgtaacccaacgtgtaaccctctatgtacatgtagcatcaccCATATTTTTAATAGAAGAAGTTGACgagaatataaatttttatttcacaatAAGAAAAACAGAACATAATGTTTATTAGCAATAACAACGCCCCAATTTATGAACGGTAAATTGTTGAAAAATCTCTAATGCAAatatgttttgctctgcactctCTATCaacttttttgtaccacaatttttattaatttgtaccacattttatatgattttgtaCCATATTTCATGACTAGGGAGcccaaaacaaaacatgtttgcatttgggatttttgagcaaattgtcCATTCATGAAACATACATGAGACCATAAAGGTGTCACTTTATTtctcaaaacaataaaaagccACAACCACATTATCACAAGCATATAAAGCAAGAACCCCAACTTGTAGCCAACAGCAATTCTAGCATAAACAACAACAGATGCCTCTCATTTAAATTAGCTGCAACACTGGTCTTCAGAAACCGGATCCTGATACACTCGGCCAATTTATCGCGATCAGGCAGAGTTTCCTTAACAAAGATCGAGTTAATATACTCGTCGATCCATATGCACATAGAATCTAGCCCAGAAACATTCCATGGCTCGGTCATAAGGATGTTTTGGCATGATGGATGGGTCATATTCCCATGTTTCATTGATATATTCAAGCTATCTAGAAGACCTGATATATATTTGATGAGTAGGCAATATAAGCAGGtaagatgttttttttttaaagtgctCGATGAATGTTTAGATAGCTTGTAAGTTGTTGTATATGTATCTATATCTCTTTCTTCTTGTTAGCATCCTTTTAATATATATAGGCATGTTTGAGCAACGTTTGACTTGATATCTTCATAAATGCTTGTCTCAAAAGTCTCTTGATCTTCTGCATGTCTATATGTGAGgtcctcggttctaaacatctaatcaagaattaatcATGAAATTCTAGACAGAGAGTTAAAATATTAatcaaagaatttttttttaaaacaatgcCCGGACCCCGTGCATTAAACTGTAGCCTCTACTCGAAGATTACAAAGTACACGAATCCCGTGCACCCCTCCGTGCTCAGGTCCGTGTATAAAAAATACACTAGAAGCTCAATTCTCTGTCTGCTTACACGGACCCTTACACAAAaagggcacggggtccgtgcaagACCAATTTCAGAAATATAACAAAATCGAGAACACACGGATCCTTACCCGGAGGTGGCACGAGGTCCGTAAATGTCAAACACAACACAACGAAGCTAGGCAAAGTGCACCCGAACCCTAGCATGGGGGGGGAGGGGTTGAACGGGGTTCGTGCCCTGCTACACCAGCAAGAATAAAAAACATGGCAAAACTGATGCATTTCAAAAATCAACTCAAAAATACCAACTCAAACATGTATAATTCCATACAACTCTTATGAAAACAATACATGATACGTCTAATGTtgtacaataattcaaaaagtagaacatgcatcggttctagttAATACAACGTAATACAAAAAGTTCGAAACATAAATAAACTTttaaaccaagtcctcacttctatcattcccaactcgatctagtcatgctgTATCTGACTCGAAcctgtcccacctgttgccaagcacacatacaaagacaagacaacaaccgaatAACTCTGATgaaaataatattcccagtaaaagcaacaaacatgcaatatcaaacaagTATATCAACACAATGATATAACAAGAATAATCTTtcgaaatatataaatattatatgcatgtctttaaaacattATCATCGACTCGGATAATCAAAGAATATGGTTttttcttttgggatcccaagaacaAGATATCGTGGAAACTCACATACACTCCCGATCggggtggtgtcacgtatctccaTTCCCTAGACTCtggagcaactataaggagCCTCGGGATATTGGAGTAACTCGATGACCAATGACACTCGATTATAGTTCTCAGAATGTCTAATTAAGACTGAGCGACTCGGACCTTTTAAATCATTCGttcaggctcaatatgaatgcaaatgCAAATCGAATACATTCAAACATAAATTATCGTTAAATTAAagactttttttattatttaataaatttgtgAAACAAAAAGTTAATTTTGAGCGGAGTGGACTAAAAAAAATACTCCCTCCGTCTCAAATACATAgtcttattatttttttcacacagattaagaaaaaattattggaaaagtaaattttatacaaactacctattttatccctatttaatgtattaaaaaatgattacacaattttcaaggtgtagttaataggggtatattagtaaaggagtgtaaaaaaatattactaaatatggtatatgactatatatttgggacaaacaaaaaaaaacgtgaactatataattgagacgaAGGGAATATAACACACAGGAAGGAGAAGCTTAAAACTCTTAAGAAGAGGTACCCTTTACGCacttttttcaataaaatttgaactaaaatcaattaattaatatatatggaaaaaataaaaatatatttaatgttATTTGACCTTTTCTAGTCTAGCTTAGCTCTTAAATGAGATCTGTGCAGTGTGGtacattgaatttaattaaaacattaattacACTATTGATTAATTAGAACCAAAATTCAAAGATGAACCTTTCGTGAaaagaaaggaaagaagaaaaacCCAAAGCTGACGTATGGCATGAACTCATACCATCTCGTCTTGAAGAAGGGGGCCGGAATCTTATATTTGGAGGAAGTTTCGAGAATATTGGAATATtccttttaaaagatatttGTTTGGTTATCGAAATAACTAGATATTATTTgcaatttttaaatataagtaattatggatttttttttcataacaaaCACTGCTTTAGATTATTTCAAAAGAGTTGGTGGACCGAGAACTGAGATCTTCGCGGCGTAAACATGTCAGATTgagaataaagaaaaaaaatgaaccATTGATGCTAGGACAATGCTCGTATGCTATTATCAAACGTTCACATTCCTAACCTACTATCTATATATATTGCTAGTGTTTCTAATAGAAGAAGTTGACAAGAATATGAATTAATCTTTTATTTCATCTCAGAGATAGAAATTCATCCATCCACATGCTTTCTTGTTTCCAAACTGATCGAAAGGAGTTGTTTACATTTTACCAAAAGCTGAATAAGAAATCTCTCCATAACAGAAACAGAACATAATGTTTATTAGAAATAACATAAAGGTGTCACTTTGTTTCTCAAAACAATTAAAAGCCACAACCACATTATCAACAAGCATATAAAGCAAGAACTCCCAACTTGTAGCCAGCAGCAATTCTAGCATAAACAACAACAGATGCCTCTCATTTAGCCGCAGCACTGGTATTCAGAAACCGGTTCCTGATACGCTCGGCCAATTTATCGCGATCAGGCAGAGTTTCCTTAACAAAGCTCGAGTTAACATACTCGTCGATCCATTCACATAGATTCGGGAACTTGTCTCTTGTCATGAGTTCGATCCCCATCAATTCGGTGACGATCACAAGCCAATAGGCAACAAAAGTGGCAGCAATATCGACCAGCCCAATGCTATCACCCCCGAAGAATTTCTTGCCTTGTAGCTGGCTGTCAAGAAATTTAAGCACTCGTTCTGTTTCTTCCCTGCCTTTCACCTGCTCCTCCCCCGAGCTCAAGCAGGCCTTCCAGAATGCTGGCATGCACTGCAGTTAACCAAAACATTTTAACCAGGATTAAGATAATATGATTCATTAATCGATTTAGCCCAGAAAAGAAAAACCAGTACCGTCTCATCGATGAATCTAGCCCAGAAACGCGCCATGGCTCTGTCGTGAGGATCCTTGGGCAAGATGGATGGGCCATGTGCCCAAGTCTCGTCGATATATTCAAGAATCACCAATGACTCGGCAACTGGCTTTCCGTTGTGTACGAGGACGGGGATTTTTTTGTGGACTGGATTGTATTGAAGAAGATCATGAGACTTGTTGCTTAGATCTTCATCTATGAATTCGTATTCAACTCCCTTTAGTTTCAGCGCCAACTCGACTCTCCGGCTGAACGGGCTCGACCACGTACCCAATACCTTCACTTCCGCCATTATTAAACAACTCGACTTTCTGATCAGTGTATTTCTGtctactttaattttttttttttcttggtttGGGATTCTTTCAATCCTTCTTATAGAGACATTAATTTGACTTGTTCGGTACTGAAGTACTGCGAACGGATATGCTCAAATTTAAGAcatgtaataaatattttaaagaataAATAATGTTATCCCCCTGAAGTGGGGGTATACCACACTGCATTTTAAAGGACAAGATTTGCTGagattgatttttttatgtGGGCTTCACATGAAAATGGGAAATTCATATGACCTCTGTAAGGTCGAAAATACCCGAGACATATTGCTACCAACAGTAAATGATACTAACAGAAACTGGGATCATTGGACCCTTTGGAAACTGTTGGatcacgttttcagatcagtcagatctgataTTCAAAGCttcgaaagtttaaaaatttttcttttctcatatgaaacgattccatatcatgggtatcaaatccttacgattaaaatatataagtaaaataataataacaattataatttcacctcttcaagctatgacttgaactatggactccaacagattaaatctgctcttgttgtaaatctcaggaaccgatgactcgctcgatcaactcctgaattaggtgcacgaatagaaaactgaaaccctctgattgattgcactagaaatcaatcagatgtttatcgaagagatttacagatttgatctgtcaattcagaatgtaattttcgaaaaatcacagactgaattctctcacaaAAGGGAGACAGAGTTCGAAAATTCTCCTTAGAATTAATCTaggattttcgaaaactgtAGATGTGTGTTTTGAAAATCCCATCAACtcctatatatataatttctgtatTGGACtaattatatgtctaataggacactaacaccttaggatccattagtcataacttaagcccaacaagacaagtctgttattatagaaattaatataaaattcatcatgactccgattgataaactaatttcaccaatttgcacagaaaccatttctgcaccttttaaagtcaagataatttttctgaatccgaattcagtgatttccaaaaatgcccatccatatgtcattttaggaaattccactctctttagttaagaagtccaacttctctttcgccaaatttaactctttaaattcaattatctcaacggggattagaaattcattacttgtgtaaccctcaatggtttaggaatacagctagccgtgggctcacaactccttgtgactcggaacaacaatttccgacttacccatcgaatcatggtaagagcgcctagcaacatcgccccatgattccctaggtatcactgatagtgcctgcaagaaccagtaggttttggttaacgtatagtacggtcccttcatccatatatcccgatcgaatcaacaaccattagtacatcgagagtcgttcgagattcgataactatgcaatgcatcttgaagatcaaatagtgacatcgcatgtgctactagaaaaccaagtaacctaaagcacatcatgtactctggccagagatttgtcacactaatatctcctcaaatcgcataggatatccacactcgcaagcgtgtggtcaatccttgacaacaaaacattgactcctatatgtgtcgtaactgtacccaatctcgacacctaatgaccctcatagagtcggtaaacgagtcaaagtacagtactaacatatagagtctccatgatgtttcaagtagtaaggactaatgatgtacaaccaaaatcgcggacttatccactcaattaataataaccacttagAAAGTTCGAatatggtagttcgatcatccatcatatgaatatccatttgcatgcttcgaacatctctatgttctataccaatgaaacgtggtactaggcatcgcaaatgctagtctcaatctcgagcgatccttatccttattagcggacgactcaattgactaggaactgtttagaatatacaatgactataagatgtgtttcatgatagtcattcaattctactatcacatcttacatgcactctaatatattcaaggtctttatctaaacatcgtatagtacgtcacaacataataatataataaaagataaagtaaatgccaatataaaaatgtaaattaaattaaacaaatattgtttacacatagagtcacaaaagcccttagccacaagttggctaaccgggcacccactctttcaatctctcacttgtcctaaagccaactagtcatactacgtagtcccattgcttcgcgatgtttgtcaaataatggtcctggcaagggcttagtaagtggatcagcgatattgtctgcagaggccactctctcgacagtgatatctcctctttccacgatctcccggatgatgtggtatttcctaagtatgtgtttggatctttgatgagaccttggttcctttgcctgagcaacggcaccagtgttgtcacagtacaccgggactggaccaacagcttcaggaatgaccccccaactcttggacaaaattcctcatccaaacggcctctttagcagcagctgatgctgcaatgtattctgtctcagtggtggaatccgctgtggtgtcctgcttgaaacttttccaagagacagcaccgccattgagcatgaatacaaatccagatgttgattttgagtcatccacgtcactttggaagctagagtcggtatagccttccaatttcaattctcttcccccataaaccatgaatacaatcttagtccttcttaagtacttaagaatatccttcacagctttccaatacatttgaccgggattggcttgatatctactcgtgacactcagagcataggccacatccggtctggtagatatcatcccatacatgatactgcctatggctgacgcatatggtacgtgtgtcattttctctatctcttcatcagtcttgggagacatataCTTGGGTAGAGAAACTCCATgtcacataggtagatgtcctctcttgaactcatccatagaaaaccttttcaatatggtgtcgatgtaggttgcttgagtgagtctta comes from the Henckelia pumila isolate YLH828 chromosome 1, ASM3356847v2, whole genome shotgun sequence genome and includes:
- the LOC140874671 gene encoding probable glutathione S-transferase, yielding MAEVKVFGAWGSPFSRRVEMALKLKGVEYEYIEEDIFNKSPLLLQYNPVHKKVPVLLHNGKPIAESLVILEYIDETWKNGPSILPKNPYDRAMTRFWAKFIDEKCLPALWKAAWSAGEEQEKAKEEARELLTFLEEELKGKKFFGGDSIGLVDIAANFVAYWYVIIAELVGLKLVTNDNFPNLCSWTDEYVNSSSVKENLPDREKLIENFRARFLQTK
- the LOC140875226 gene encoding probable glutathione S-transferase, which codes for MAEVKVLGTWSSPFSRRVELALKLKGVEYEFIDEDLSNKSHDLLQYNPVHKKIPVLVHNGKPVAESLVILEYIDETWAHGPSILPKDPHDRAMARFWARFIDETCMPAFWKACLSSGEEQVKGREETERVLKFLDSQLQGKKFFGGDSIGLVDIAATFVAYWLVIVTELMGIELMTRDKFPNLCEWIDEYVNSSFVKETLPDRDKLAERIRNRFLNTSAAAK